CACCAGTGCCGCAATTGGCACCGGCCTCGCCCTTCGTGGCTACAAAACCGTTATCGTTGATTTTGACGTTGGCCTGCGCAACCTCGACCTGATCATGGGCTGTGAGCGCCGCGTAGTGTATGACTTCGTCAATCTGATCAACGGTGACTCCAATCTGAATCAGACCCTGATCAAGGACAAACGCTCGGACAAACTGTTCATCCTTCCCGCTTCGCAAACCCGCGACAAGGATGCCCTGACGCCCGAAGGCGTCGAAAAGGTTCTCAATGAACTGAAAGAGACCTTCGATTACATCGTCTGCGATTCACCCGCCGGCATCGAAAAAGGCGCACATCTGGCCATGTATTTTGCCGATGAAGCCATTGTCGTGACTAACCCGGAGGTCTCTTCCGTGCGCGACTCCGACCGTATGCTGGGTTTGTTGGCGAGCAAATCGCGCCATGCCGAGCAGGGCGAGAAGATCAAGGAAAATCTGTTGCTCACCCGCTACAACCCGGAACGGGTGGATACCGGCGAGATGCTCTCGGTCAGTGACGTTGAAGATATTCTCTCGATCCCGCTGCTGGGCGTCATCCCGGAATCCCAGGCCGTTCTCAAAGCCTCCAACCAGGGTATTCCGGTCATCATGGATGACAAGAGCGACGCCGGACAGGCCTACAGCGATGCGGTTGATCGCCTGCTGGGCAAGGAAGTACCGCACCGTTTCCTAGAAGCGCAGAAAAAGGGCTTGATGAGCCGACTCTTCGGAGGGCGCTGAATGATGAGCATCTTCGACTATTTCCGCGATCGCAAAAAATCCACGACTACCGCTTCGGTGGCCAAGGAACGCTTGCAGATCATCGTTGCCCATGAACGCGGTCAGCGCAATCAGCCTGACTACCTGCCGCAGCTGCAGCAGGAAATCATTGACGTGATCAGCAAGTACGTCGCCATTGATCGCGACCAGGTCAGCGTGGCACTGGAGAATCAGGGCGACTGCTCGATTCTCGAACTCAATGTCACCCTGCCCGACCGCTGACCCCGAGAGTGCGCCGCCGACCGGCGGCGCCAGGTAACTCCATGCCCTTGAGCACTATCCAGATCCTGCACCAGGATCCCTGTTTCCTGATCGTCAACAAACCCAGCCTGCTGCTGTCCGTCCCCGGCCGTGCCGAGGACAACAAGGACTGCCTGATCACCCGCCTGCAGGACAACGGCTACCCCGAGGCCCGCATCGTGCACCGCCTGGACTGGGAAACGTCCGGCATCCTGGTGATTGCCCGCGACCCGGACAGCCACCGCAAACTGTCGCGCCAGTTCCAGGACCGGGAAACCGAGAAAACCTACCACGCCCTCTGCTGGGGCCAACCGGAACAGGACAGCGGCCACATCGACCTGCCACTGCGTTACGATCCGGAGAACAAACCCCGGCATATTGTCGATCACGACCTCGGCAAGTCAGCCCAGACCTTCTGGCGTGTACTCGAGCGGCACCACGACCACTGCCGCATCGAACTGACCCCGATTACCGGTCGCTCACACCAATTGCGCGTGCATATGCTGGCCATCGGACACCCGCTGCTTGGCGACCGCCTGTACGCCAGCGGCCCGGCACTCGACGCCTGCCCGCGCCTGGCCCTGCATGCACAGCGCCTGGTCATCAGCCATCCGCACAGCGGTGAACGACTCAGTTACCTCTGCCCCACGCCTTTTTGAGTGGAAAACGATAGACTGAGTACATAGCAACGAACGCGTGCTGCTTGCACGAAGCACGCAGATTGCGTTGCTGCCCACCGGTTCCAGACCGTCGATAGCCATGGCAGAAAAATGCTCCTGCATTTTCTGCACTTCTGCCATCCTTGGCAGTCGGATGCTATCGACGAGCGCCCATGGACGGGACAGCGTGTCTGGGACCGGTGGGCAGCAATGCGATCTCGCACAGATCTACCGTTCACCGCAAACAGACTTTACGCAGCAGGAACATTAAATGCCCCATAGCGCCATCAACACCGACCTGGCCAACTTTATCCAGGCCTCCCCCACCCCCTTTCATGCCACCCGCAGCCTCGCCGCACGCCTGCTCGAAGCCGGCTACGTGCCACTCGACGAACGCGATGACTGGGAACTGGCATCCGGCGGGCGGTATTTCGTCACCCGCAACGACTCCTCGCTGATCGCCTTCAGCCTCGGCCAGGACGGCGCCCTGCAACGCGGCCTGCGCCTGGTCGGCGCGCATACAGACAGCCCCTGCCTGCGGGTCAAACCGCAGCCCGAGCTGGAAAAAGCCAAACTCTGGCAACTGGGCGCTGAAGTCTACGGCGGCGCATTATTCGCCCCCTGGTTCGACCGCGACCTCTCGCTCGCCGGCCGCGTCACCCTGCGCACTGACGACGGCGAACTGGTCAGCCGGCTGATCGACTTCGAACGTCCGATTGCCGTCATTCCCAGCCTGGCCATTCACCTCAATCGCGGCGTCAATGAAGGCGTGGCCATCAACCCGCAAACCCATTTGCCACCGGTTCTGGCACACGTACTGGAGCCCAAACGCGACCTGCGTCAATTGCTGCGCGATGAAACCCAGCGCCAGCACCCGGACCTGACCATCGACCAGGTGCTGGATTACGAACTCAGCTTTTACGACACCCAGCCGCCCGCCACCCTGGGACTCGACGACGATTTCTTTGCCGCTGCGCGCCTCGACAACCTGCTGTCCTGCCACGCCGGCCTGCGCGCCCTGCTCGACAGTGATGGCGAACAGGCCTGCCTGCTGGTCTGTACCGACCACGAAGAAGTCGGCTCGGCCTCAGCCTGTGGCGCGGAT
This sequence is a window from Halopseudomonas salegens. Protein-coding genes within it:
- a CDS encoding RluA family pseudouridine synthase, which produces MPLSTIQILHQDPCFLIVNKPSLLLSVPGRAEDNKDCLITRLQDNGYPEARIVHRLDWETSGILVIARDPDSHRKLSRQFQDRETEKTYHALCWGQPEQDSGHIDLPLRYDPENKPRHIVDHDLGKSAQTFWRVLERHHDHCRIELTPITGRSHQLRVHMLAIGHPLLGDRLYASGPALDACPRLALHAQRLVISHPHSGERLSYLCPTPF
- the minE gene encoding cell division topological specificity factor MinE, translating into MSIFDYFRDRKKSTTTASVAKERLQIIVAHERGQRNQPDYLPQLQQEIIDVISKYVAIDRDQVSVALENQGDCSILELNVTLPDR
- a CDS encoding M18 family aminopeptidase, whose translation is MPHSAINTDLANFIQASPTPFHATRSLAARLLEAGYVPLDERDDWELASGGRYFVTRNDSSLIAFSLGQDGALQRGLRLVGAHTDSPCLRVKPQPELEKAKLWQLGAEVYGGALFAPWFDRDLSLAGRVTLRTDDGELVSRLIDFERPIAVIPSLAIHLNRGVNEGVAINPQTHLPPVLAHVLEPKRDLRQLLRDETQRQHPDLTIDQVLDYELSFYDTQPPATLGLDDDFFAAARLDNLLSCHAGLRALLDSDGEQACLLVCTDHEEVGSASACGADGPFLEDVLSRLLPDSTQRIQVLQRSILVSADNAHALHPNFADRHDGNHGPQLNGGPVIKINNNQRYASNSETAALFRHLCDQAGVPVQSFVVRSDMGCGSTIGPITSSRNGIRTVDIGAPTFAMHSIRELAGSRDPGYLIRVLRTFFDADRLI
- the minD gene encoding septum site-determining protein MinD, producing MAKILVVTSGKGGVGKTTTSAAIGTGLALRGYKTVIVDFDVGLRNLDLIMGCERRVVYDFVNLINGDSNLNQTLIKDKRSDKLFILPASQTRDKDALTPEGVEKVLNELKETFDYIVCDSPAGIEKGAHLAMYFADEAIVVTNPEVSSVRDSDRMLGLLASKSRHAEQGEKIKENLLLTRYNPERVDTGEMLSVSDVEDILSIPLLGVIPESQAVLKASNQGIPVIMDDKSDAGQAYSDAVDRLLGKEVPHRFLEAQKKGLMSRLFGGR